One part of the Leclercia sp. LSNIH1 genome encodes these proteins:
- a CDS encoding YgjP-like metallopeptidase domain-containing protein has product MNQLPYLQGYPEHLLSQVRSLIAEQKLGAVLEKRYPGTHDVATDKALWQYTQDLKSRYLKSAPPINKVMYDNKIHVLKNALGLHTAISRVQGGKLKAKAEIRVATVFRNAPEAFLRMIVVHELAHLKEKEHDKAFYSLCCHMEPQYHQLEFDTRLWLTHLSLKSNAD; this is encoded by the coding sequence ATGAACCAACTTCCTTATCTCCAGGGCTACCCGGAGCATTTACTTTCTCAGGTTCGTAGCCTGATTGCCGAGCAAAAGCTGGGCGCGGTGCTGGAAAAACGCTATCCCGGCACCCACGATGTCGCTACCGATAAAGCCCTCTGGCAGTATACGCAGGATCTCAAAAGCCGTTACCTGAAGAGCGCCCCGCCGATCAATAAGGTGATGTACGACAACAAGATCCACGTGCTGAAGAACGCGCTGGGCCTGCACACCGCCATCTCCCGCGTGCAGGGCGGCAAGCTGAAGGCCAAAGCCGAGATCCGCGTGGCGACGGTGTTCCGCAACGCGCCGGAGGCGTTCCTGCGCATGATCGTGGTGCATGAGCTGGCGCACCTGAAAGAGAAGGAGCACGATAAAGCCTTCTATTCCCTCTGCTGCCACATGGAGCCGCAGTACCATCAGCTGGAGTTTGATACCCGGCTGTGGCTGACGCATCTATCGTTAAAGAGTAATGCGGATTAG